Proteins found in one Microtus pennsylvanicus isolate mMicPen1 chromosome 14, mMicPen1.hap1, whole genome shotgun sequence genomic segment:
- the Serpina10 gene encoding protein Z-dependent protease inhibitor, with protein MRAASSLLLPVLLAEVCLATSLNFSSHLPEAQAELESQDPQNQTWIPSNEEEEEYWLRTSQQQLSNETSNFGFSLLRKISMRHDGNVIFSPFGLSVAMVNLMLGAKGETKVQVENGLHLQALSQAEPLILPSLFKRLRETLSNNQELDLTQGSFAFIHKDFDIKETYLNLSKKYFDTECVPTNFRNSSQAKGLMNYYINKETRGKIPKLFDEINPETKLILVDYILFKGKWLTPFDPVSTEADNFHLDKYKAVKVPMMYREGNFASTFDKKFRCHILKLPYQGNATMLVVLMEKTGDHLALEDYLTIDLVETWLQDMKTRKMEVFFPKFKLDQRYEMHKLLQQMGIRRIFSTSADLSELSAVARNLQVSKVLQQSVLEVDERGTEAVAGTLSEIVAYSMPPVIKVNRPFHFMIYEEMSKMLLFLGRVVNPTVL; from the exons ATGAGGGCAGCTTCTAGCCTGTTGCTTCCTGTCCTCCTGGCAGAGGTGTGTCTGGCGACCAGTTTAAACTTCAGTTCCCATTTACCAGAGGCCCAGGCAGAGTTAGAGTCTCAGGATCCTCAGAACCAGACTTGGATTCCTAgcaatgaagaggaggaagaatatTGGCTGAGGACTAGCCAGCAGCAGCTGTCCAATGAGACTTCAAACTTTGGGTTCAGCCTGCTACGGAAGATCTCCATGAGACACGATGGCAATGTAATCTTTTCGCCATTTGGCCTGTCTGTGGCCATGGTGAACTTGATGTTGGGGGCCAAGGGAGAGACCAAAGTCCAGGTGGAGAATGGGCTCCATCTACAGGCCCTGAGTCAGGCAGAACCCCTCATCCTCCCATCCCTCTTCAAGAGGCTCAGAGAAACCCTCTCCAACAATCAGGAGCTAGACCTCACCCAGGGGAGCTTTGCCTTCATCCACAAGGACTTTGATATCAAAGAGACCTACCTCAATCTATCCAAGAAGTATTTTGATACAGAGTGTGTGCCTACAAATTTTCGAAATTCCTCACAGGCCAAAGGGCTTATGAACTACTACATTAACAAAGAGACTCGGGGGAAAATTCCCAAGCTCTTTGATGAGATTAATCCTGAAACAAAGTTAATTTTGGTGGACTACATCTTGTTCAAAG GGAAGTGGCTGACTCCATTTGATCCCGTCTCCACTGAGGCTGACAATTTCCACCTGGACAAATACAAGGCTGTTAAGGTGCCCATGATGTACCGAGAAGGCAACTTTGCCTCCACTTTTGATAAGAAGTTCCGTTGTCACATCCTCAAACTGCCCTACCAAGGAAATGCCACCATGCTAGTGGTCCTCATGGAGAAAACAGGTGACCACTTGGCTCTAGAGGACTACCTGACCATAGACCTTGTGGAGACATGGCTCCAGGATATGAAAACCAG GAAAATGGAGGTTTTCTTCCCCAAGTTCAAGCTGGACCAGAGGTATGAGATGCACAAGCTGCTCCAGCAGATGGGAATCAGGAGAATCTTTTCCACCTCAGCTGACCTCAGTGAACTCTCAGCCGTGGCAAGAAATCTTCAGGTGTCCAAG GTCTTACAACAATCGGTGCTTGAAGTAGATGAAAGAGGAActgaggcagtggcagggacacTGTCTGAGATTGTCGCTTACTCCATGCCTCCTGTCATCAAAGTGAACCGACCTTTTCATTTCATGATCTATGAGGAGATGTCCAAGATGCTTCTGTTCCTGGGCAGAGTGGTGAACCCCACTGTCCTGTGA